The following proteins come from a genomic window of Proteinivorax hydrogeniformans:
- a CDS encoding OsmC family protein translates to MSNDKVETIVKWRGEMKFVGENSAGNTVDMNPQQSDGIRPTQMALMAIGGCTGVDVVQMLKKMKQPLEGLSIKVDGVRRQEHPRTYETITIKYYFSGKLDERKVKRAVRLSQEKYCGVSNMFVPTAELKYEWEIETT, encoded by the coding sequence ATGAGTAACGATAAAGTAGAAACTATAGTTAAATGGCGTGGAGAAATGAAGTTTGTTGGTGAAAATAGTGCAGGCAACACAGTTGACATGAATCCCCAACAAAGTGATGGAATACGGCCAACTCAAATGGCTTTAATGGCCATTGGAGGATGTACGGGAGTGGATGTTGTACAAATGCTTAAAAAAATGAAACAGCCGCTAGAGGGACTCTCGATTAAAGTAGATGGAGTTAGAAGGCAAGAACATCCTAGAACATACGAAACTATTACAATAAAATATTATTTTAGTGGTAAGCTAGACGAAAGAAAAGTAAAAAGAGCGGTAAGGCTTTCACAAGAAAAATATTGTGGTGTATCTAACATGTTTGTTCCAACTGCAGAGCTTAAATATGAGTGGGAAATAGAAACCACTTAG
- a CDS encoding DUF421 domain-containing protein, producing MPEALNVFFRSALLYSIVLLMMRLMGKREIGQLSLFDLVVAIMIAELAAIPMEDTTIPLHIGIIPIATLVGAEMLLSFVTLKSEKLRKTIEGTPSIIVEDGKILGKEIERLRYSVTDLVSQLREKDVSNIADVQYAILENNGELSVILKPTKRPLTPEDIGIRPPVTGLPLPLILDGQIQSENLKRAKKDLKWLESLVQKEGYEINDVLYAHIDSQQNTYICKKDIEREVP from the coding sequence ATGCCTGAAGCACTAAATGTATTCTTTAGATCTGCTTTACTATATTCTATAGTTTTATTGATGATGAGGCTTATGGGCAAACGGGAGATAGGGCAATTATCTTTGTTTGACCTAGTAGTCGCAATAATGATAGCTGAACTTGCTGCTATACCCATGGAGGATACAACAATACCACTGCACATAGGTATTATTCCAATAGCGACTTTAGTAGGTGCTGAGATGCTATTGTCTTTTGTTACTCTTAAAAGTGAAAAGTTAAGGAAAACTATTGAAGGCACGCCAAGTATTATTGTGGAAGATGGTAAAATATTAGGGAAAGAAATAGAACGTCTGCGTTATAGTGTTACGGACCTTGTTTCGCAGTTGCGTGAAAAAGATGTTTCTAATATCGCTGATGTACAGTATGCAATACTTGAAAATAACGGCGAGTTAAGTGTGATTTTAAAACCTACCAAAAGGCCTTTAACCCCCGAAGATATTGGTATCAGGCCGCCGGTGACTGGACTTCCACTTCCCTTAATTTTAGATGGGCAAATTCAAAGTGAAAATTTAAAGCGTGCAAAAAAAGACTTGAAATGGCTTGAAAGTTTAGTGCAGAAAGAAGGGTATGAAATTAACGATGTCCTTTATGCACATATAGACTCCCAACAAAACACTTACATTTGCAAAAAAGATATAGAAAGAGAGGTTCCATAA
- a CDS encoding NAD(P)/FAD-dependent oxidoreductase — protein sequence MYDVAIIGGGPAGLSAALNCRIRNKSVILFAQDPKTTDLHKAAHMDNYLGFPDTDGATLLDQFCQHLKNYELTIKNEKILEIYQMDDSFALSSKKDAYNSKALILATGLPKFRAIKGEEEFLGKGVGYCATCDGPLFKGKKVAIVSTMDEGEKEANFLAELAEKVYYIPLYKGDLKLAENIDIIRQKPQEVKGNLKAEYLVLEDQELHVDGIFFLRESVQPSQLIAGLEFDKKAIKVDRDMATNIEGVYAAGDCTGKPLQVAKAVGEGQVAGLSAVSFLDGLKQKNK from the coding sequence ATGTACGATGTTGCAATAATTGGAGGAGGCCCGGCTGGTTTATCTGCTGCGTTAAATTGTAGAATTAGAAATAAAAGCGTGATTCTATTTGCTCAAGATCCGAAAACTACCGATTTGCACAAAGCAGCTCATATGGATAACTATCTAGGATTTCCAGACACAGACGGAGCCACTTTACTGGATCAATTTTGTCAACACCTTAAAAATTATGAGTTGACCATAAAAAATGAAAAGATACTAGAGATTTATCAAATGGATGATAGCTTTGCCCTTTCTTCAAAAAAAGATGCGTATAACTCAAAAGCTTTAATTTTAGCTACTGGGCTGCCAAAGTTTAGGGCGATAAAAGGAGAGGAAGAATTTTTAGGAAAAGGTGTAGGTTACTGCGCAACATGCGATGGACCGCTGTTTAAGGGTAAAAAGGTGGCCATAGTATCTACCATGGATGAGGGCGAAAAAGAAGCTAACTTTTTAGCTGAGCTTGCGGAAAAGGTCTATTATATACCTTTATATAAGGGGGATTTAAAGCTTGCTGAAAACATCGACATTATAAGACAGAAACCTCAAGAGGTAAAAGGGAATCTTAAAGCTGAATATTTGGTCTTAGAAGATCAAGAACTGCATGTTGATGGAATTTTCTTTTTACGTGAATCTGTACAGCCATCTCAATTGATAGCAGGTTTAGAGTTTGACAAAAAGGCAATAAAAGTCGATCGTGATATGGCTACTAATATAGAGGGTGTGTATGCAGCTGGTGACTGTACAGGGAAGCCATTGCAGGTGGCTAAAGCTGTGGGTGAAGGCCAAGTAGCAGGTTTATCAGCTGTATCATTTCTAGATGGATTAAAGCAAAAAAATAAATAA
- a CDS encoding CehA/McbA family metallohydrolase produces the protein MYTYRGNIHVHSTLSDGTKSVDEIAEIANKANLDFVCITDHSCFDFDKTGYYDDLLLIMGTELNKKKHHYLALGINEEVKEDCDNPQSVINKVKEQNGVGIIAHPCEKGSKIMFNGANFPWTDWEVDGYDGIEVWNYCSQWKDGISSKIQALKNLLFTPYKPITGPCPESMRIFDKVSQKRKVFAIAGTDIHSPKIGIWEILSYKQLFNALNNYVITDEKLPKDANKAEWIILDSIKRGRSYFAFEVYQKAEGFKYFIQSEKDKQVHSIGSELQLAQGLTADIKLPENKKADIYLIKNGSTFSKLMETSEASVSITDCGVYRVEVWLGKSPWIFSNNIYIRE, from the coding sequence ATGTACACTTATCGAGGTAATATCCATGTGCACTCAACCCTTTCCGACGGAACAAAAAGTGTTGATGAAATAGCGGAAATAGCTAATAAAGCCAACTTAGATTTTGTATGTATAACAGATCATAGTTGTTTTGATTTTGATAAAACGGGGTACTATGATGATTTACTTTTAATTATGGGTACTGAGCTAAATAAAAAGAAACATCATTATTTAGCTTTAGGCATAAATGAAGAAGTTAAAGAAGATTGCGATAACCCTCAGTCGGTAATAAACAAAGTAAAAGAACAAAATGGTGTGGGGATTATAGCTCATCCTTGTGAAAAAGGTTCAAAAATAATGTTTAATGGTGCAAACTTTCCTTGGACTGATTGGGAGGTAGATGGATATGATGGGATTGAGGTTTGGAACTATTGCTCTCAATGGAAAGACGGTATAAGCAGTAAAATACAAGCTTTGAAGAATTTATTGTTCACACCATACAAGCCCATTACTGGACCATGTCCAGAAAGTATGAGAATTTTTGATAAAGTTAGTCAAAAGCGAAAGGTTTTTGCCATAGCAGGTACTGATATACACAGTCCCAAAATTGGTATATGGGAAATCTTGTCTTATAAACAACTTTTTAACGCTCTCAATAATTATGTTATAACCGATGAGAAGCTGCCGAAGGATGCAAATAAAGCTGAATGGATAATTTTAGACTCCATAAAAAGAGGTAGGAGTTACTTTGCATTTGAAGTTTATCAAAAAGCTGAGGGGTTTAAGTATTTTATTCAAAGTGAAAAAGATAAGCAAGTGCATTCAATTGGCAGTGAGTTACAGCTCGCTCAGGGTTTAACTGCAGATATAAAACTTCCTGAGAATAAAAAGGCAGATATATATCTAATAAAAAACGGCAGTACTTTTTCTAAACTTATGGAAACTTCTGAGGCCTCTGTTAGTATAACTGATTGTGGGGTTTATAGGGTAGAGGTTTGGTTAGGGAAAAGTCCGTGGATTTTTTCTAATAATATATATATAAGAGAATAA
- a CDS encoding ISLre2 family transposase — protein MEIIRVIEEKILHVTEKVLETLEGGIDYNTFTKELKKELDGLGVGIMQEVIEAMDQQIVKDKKERKDWVIERKGDYKSILTPFGEMTYKRTYFKNKETKKYSYLADENAGITAHMRIEPTLKSELLEATTKLSYEKATQELSRYNSELKLSKQTAANTVRDFKAKDYEIPCDKKEVPTLYIEADEDHLSVRSKRGAQARLIYVHEGVKEVNGRRMLINPKYFTSIDEKPEDFWFRVCDFIYSQYDVNCINDIYILGDGAKWIRSGLEYIPSSTFILDKFHLSKYIIMATAHAPNLKTKIYKNIKKLDREAVLENLKEALAKADSKPRKKRIQKTITYIKNTWDGIKASIENPEIGCSAEGHVSHVLSSRLSSRPMAWSLNGAKKMASMRAVEANKEQVKDHYLETYKQKDNKVIELTTEVRKQLKDLKTRKKIGKESFSNVPVMEYGVNLTRVALRGLNNKISI, from the coding sequence ATGGAAATAATTCGCGTAATAGAAGAAAAAATCCTTCATGTAACTGAAAAAGTTTTAGAAACTCTTGAAGGAGGTATTGACTACAATACTTTTACTAAAGAATTAAAAAAGGAACTAGATGGTCTTGGTGTAGGGATAATGCAAGAAGTAATTGAAGCAATGGATCAACAAATAGTTAAAGATAAAAAAGAACGAAAGGACTGGGTCATAGAAAGAAAAGGCGACTATAAAAGTATACTCACCCCTTTTGGTGAAATGACCTATAAACGAACATACTTTAAAAACAAAGAGACTAAGAAATATTCCTATTTAGCAGATGAAAATGCTGGCATAACAGCACATATGAGAATAGAACCTACTTTAAAATCCGAGTTGCTTGAAGCTACTACAAAGCTTTCGTACGAAAAAGCAACACAGGAACTAAGCCGATATAACTCAGAGTTAAAGTTAAGCAAACAAACAGCTGCTAATACAGTAAGAGACTTTAAGGCAAAAGATTATGAGATCCCTTGTGATAAAAAAGAAGTTCCCACACTTTATATAGAAGCCGATGAAGACCATTTATCAGTACGCTCTAAAAGGGGAGCACAAGCTAGACTAATCTATGTTCATGAAGGCGTAAAAGAAGTTAATGGTAGGCGTATGCTAATAAATCCTAAGTATTTTACCTCTATTGATGAAAAGCCGGAAGACTTTTGGTTTAGAGTCTGCGATTTCATATATTCCCAATACGATGTTAATTGTATCAATGATATTTATATACTAGGCGATGGAGCAAAATGGATACGCTCAGGGCTGGAATACATTCCTAGCTCCACGTTTATCTTAGATAAGTTTCATTTATCTAAATACATCATAATGGCTACAGCTCATGCTCCAAACTTAAAGACAAAGATTTATAAAAACATAAAGAAGCTAGATAGAGAGGCTGTCTTAGAAAACTTAAAAGAAGCACTTGCAAAGGCAGATAGCAAACCAAGGAAAAAGAGAATACAAAAAACTATAACCTATATTAAGAACACTTGGGATGGTATAAAGGCATCAATTGAAAATCCAGAGATAGGGTGCAGTGCCGAAGGGCATGTGAGCCATGTTTTATCATCCCGTTTGAGCAGTCGCCCTATGGCTTGGAGTCTAAATGGGGCAAAAAAAATGGCATCTATGCGAGCTGTGGAGGCAAACAAAGAGCAAGTTAAAGACCACTACCTAGAAACTTATAAGCAAAAAGACAATAAAGTAATTGAATTGACAACTGAAGTTAGGAAACAGTTAAAAGATTTAAAAACGAGAAAAAAGATTGGCAAAGAAAGTTTTAGTAATGTTCCAGTAATGGAATATGGAGTAAACTTAACAAGAGTAGCGCTAAGAGGCCTTAATAATAAAATTAGCATTTAA
- a CDS encoding DMT family transporter yields MLKSILPLLVAALSGAAMTFQGTVNSALGKKIGVIEMALVVHGVGLAASIIAVVFFGAMPKFTLAKTHPHYFFIGGLLSVVIIVAVAFTIAKTGAALGISVILIAQLVTAVVLDHFGIFTLERIPIGATRIIGTVLMLIGARLLVK; encoded by the coding sequence GTGTTAAAAAGTATTTTGCCATTATTGGTTGCAGCTTTAAGTGGTGCAGCAATGACATTTCAAGGCACAGTCAATTCTGCCTTAGGTAAAAAAATTGGAGTAATAGAAATGGCATTAGTGGTACATGGTGTTGGTTTGGCAGCTAGTATTATTGCAGTGGTTTTTTTTGGTGCTATGCCAAAGTTCACTTTAGCTAAAACCCACCCCCATTACTTCTTTATTGGTGGTCTGTTAAGTGTCGTCATAATTGTAGCTGTTGCTTTTACAATTGCTAAAACTGGGGCAGCTTTAGGAATATCTGTTATACTTATTGCACAACTTGTTACCGCTGTAGTGTTAGATCACTTTGGAATCTTTACGTTAGAGCGTATCCCCATAGGAGCCACAAGAATTATTGGCACGGTCCTAATGCTTATCGGAGCAAGACTGTTAGTAAAATAG
- a CDS encoding M42 family metallopeptidase, producing MNFDSSYTVNTLIELCNTPSVTGDTTSIQQKIKEEIKSMDVPVTENNKGGIIATISGRAESSILVSAHVDTLGAMVKGIKGNGRLTVSPIGSFDFNSIETENCVIHSAESDFNGSFVTTKGSVHIHGGETAKQSRDKDTLEIRLDEDVSSKEDTENLGISVGDFVSFDPRVIKTSNGYIKSRHLDDKAGVAIILQTIKSIKERNITPKKTIKFFISNYEEVGHGCSHIPENTEELIAIDMGVVGEGQQGNEHSVSICAKDSSGPYDLQMRRSFVQICKENNIPHKIDIFPYYGSDASAALRAGNNIRAGLIGPGVDNSHSYERTHLDALKATFELLFQYLTT from the coding sequence ATGAATTTCGATAGCAGCTATACTGTCAACACCTTAATTGAGTTATGTAATACACCGTCTGTGACAGGAGATACAACCTCTATTCAGCAAAAAATTAAAGAAGAAATTAAAAGTATGGATGTCCCTGTAACAGAAAATAATAAAGGGGGGATTATAGCAACTATCTCTGGAAGGGCGGAAAGTTCTATATTAGTATCTGCCCATGTTGATACTTTAGGTGCCATGGTTAAGGGTATAAAAGGAAATGGCAGGCTGACAGTCAGTCCTATTGGAAGTTTTGATTTTAATAGCATAGAAACTGAAAATTGTGTTATACATAGTGCAGAATCAGACTTTAACGGCAGTTTTGTTACAACTAAAGGTTCTGTGCACATCCACGGCGGGGAAACAGCTAAACAGTCAAGAGACAAAGACACCCTTGAAATAAGACTAGATGAAGATGTCTCAAGCAAAGAAGACACCGAAAATTTAGGAATATCGGTAGGAGACTTTGTTTCCTTTGACCCAAGAGTTATAAAAACTTCTAACGGTTATATAAAATCTCGTCATCTTGATGATAAAGCTGGAGTAGCCATTATTTTACAAACTATCAAGAGCATAAAAGAAAGAAACATCACACCTAAAAAAACTATTAAGTTTTTCATCAGCAATTACGAAGAGGTAGGTCACGGATGTAGTCATATCCCAGAAAACACTGAAGAGCTAATAGCTATTGATATGGGCGTCGTAGGCGAAGGTCAACAAGGTAATGAACACAGCGTTTCAATATGTGCAAAAGACTCTTCAGGCCCCTATGATTTACAAATGAGAAGAAGCTTCGTTCAAATTTGCAAAGAAAATAATATTCCCCATAAAATAGATATATTTCCTTACTATGGTTCGGATGCCAGTGCTGCTTTAAGGGCTGGAAATAACATTCGTGCAGGATTGATTGGCCCCGGAGTAGATAATTCTCATAGCTACGAAAGAACTCATCTAGATGCCTTAAAAGCAACTTTTGAGCTTTTGTTCCAATATCTTACAACCTAG
- a CDS encoding MATE family efflux transporter, which translates to MEKLKIHKATVLLIASYALPIIIETSLQMLIGWVDTIMISRRLGEFSFNGVDTANSLLGIITLVLMVLVTGSSILIAQYVGAKDKEKSSQIARQSILFMVISSLVLMIPLIFLGKNLLKLMPIANEEIISQAHIYLRYIVLFLPIQALMMLLGGIIKSTGDTKRPMFAMVGVNIANTALNYFFLYGIPFINIGGNSGIEGPALASGISRSIGLVFLVYIVYQKNFALSLKLKEIFKANLKILTEITTVGIPAGLEQIFYRGSMFLHKLIIMSMGSSVQAAAGYSSRIEGISFIPIFGLSMAVSILVGQKIGGKDIEKAKEITDTSVKISIAFMIFAGLTFIIGGPFILRIFTLEKNTIATGTTILYMIAFAQPAKAINMSLNGTFRGAGNTKWVMWVTFSGTLFVCVGLGFLLGIVLNWGIYGLWAAVILDEWLRAAINWYHYKTGNWASYRLVDSKHEKVKTA; encoded by the coding sequence ATGGAAAAACTTAAAATACATAAAGCTACAGTTCTACTTATAGCAAGTTATGCCTTGCCAATTATAATAGAAACATCTTTACAGATGCTTATAGGCTGGGTCGATACTATAATGATCAGCAGGAGATTAGGGGAATTTTCATTTAACGGAGTTGATACAGCAAACTCCTTGTTAGGAATCATCACTTTAGTGTTAATGGTATTAGTTACAGGTAGTAGTATACTCATAGCACAGTATGTGGGAGCAAAAGACAAAGAGAAATCTAGCCAAATCGCAAGGCAATCTATATTATTTATGGTTATATCTAGTTTAGTTCTTATGATACCGCTTATATTTTTAGGTAAAAACTTACTAAAGTTGATGCCTATCGCCAATGAGGAAATAATTTCTCAGGCCCACATCTATCTTCGGTATATAGTATTATTTTTACCAATACAGGCGCTAATGATGCTCTTAGGTGGAATAATTAAAAGTACTGGAGATACAAAAAGACCGATGTTTGCCATGGTTGGAGTTAACATAGCAAATACCGCTCTTAATTATTTTTTCTTATACGGAATACCCTTTATAAACATCGGTGGAAACTCAGGCATAGAAGGTCCAGCTTTGGCAAGTGGCATTTCTAGGTCTATCGGTTTGGTCTTTTTAGTTTATATTGTCTACCAAAAAAACTTTGCTTTATCTTTAAAACTGAAAGAAATATTTAAAGCCAACCTAAAAATTCTAACTGAAATCACGACCGTCGGTATCCCAGCCGGTTTAGAGCAAATTTTTTATCGTGGAAGTATGTTTTTGCATAAGCTAATAATCATGTCAATGGGATCTAGCGTCCAGGCTGCAGCAGGTTATTCTAGCAGAATTGAAGGAATATCATTCATCCCTATTTTCGGATTGAGTATGGCGGTTTCTATCTTAGTTGGACAGAAAATTGGAGGCAAGGATATTGAAAAAGCTAAAGAAATAACAGATACCTCCGTAAAAATATCGATTGCTTTCATGATTTTTGCTGGCCTTACATTTATTATAGGAGGCCCCTTTATTCTTAGAATCTTTACCCTTGAAAAAAACACAATAGCAACTGGAACCACAATACTATATATGATTGCTTTTGCCCAACCCGCTAAGGCCATCAACATGTCTCTAAATGGTACTTTTAGAGGTGCAGGTAATACAAAATGGGTTATGTGGGTAACATTTAGCGGCACCTTATTTGTTTGTGTAGGTCTGGGCTTTTTGCTAGGAATTGTACTTAACTGGGGGATTTACGGTCTGTGGGCAGCAGTTATTTTAGATGAGTGGCTAAGGGCAGCCATAAATTGGTACCACTATAAAACAGGAAACTGGGCATCTTATCGATTGGTAGATTCAAAACATGAAAAAGTAAAAACTGCTTAA
- a CDS encoding polysaccharide biosynthesis protein codes for MKKSLLRQTFLLMCASLFARFLGMLYQTILSRTIGPQGLGLYQMTFTVYSACLTLATIGMTQSLSKTTSEFMAKGDFKNAQKNFRLTITLVFVTSLFIALFVLIFAPNIAMILYDDARLILPLRFISISIFFVALSQVFQGYFQGQKNMLPTATSQITEQIFRLLSIPLIIVPLLKRGTVAAASGTVLGMGIAELFGFLVLFSFYLFSSKKIKKQGSYQEEKAAHQLLKNLFMLAIPIGLGSLVATTNYSLGNLIIPRALRLAGYTQELAVESLGYFSGMALPLIFFPTVFSFPIAVSLLPGISEAIEQKNHSLARIRIKMASKFTILLGFSVALVLSLYNYQIPYIIFGYKEAGSYLTVLAISCIFIYPHHIFTSVLHGLGRPTLALRNLIILTVLNLSLLLLSVSRIGIMGAVWTFALVNTFSFFLDYFTIKSVFYFKFEILNWFIKPLICALFSYKVSDVFLPTESFQLTQLLVNLIITSGLFGATLLFTRTIKLKEIKPLFQILNFRK; via the coding sequence ATGAAAAAATCATTATTAAGACAAACTTTTTTGTTGATGTGTGCTTCTTTATTTGCAAGATTTTTAGGTATGCTATATCAAACAATATTGTCCAGAACTATTGGACCACAGGGTTTAGGTCTATATCAAATGACCTTTACTGTATATTCAGCTTGTCTCACATTAGCCACTATAGGAATGACTCAAAGCCTGTCAAAAACAACTTCAGAATTTATGGCAAAAGGTGATTTTAAAAATGCACAAAAAAACTTTAGATTAACTATAACTTTAGTGTTTGTAACATCCTTGTTTATCGCTTTGTTTGTGCTAATTTTCGCTCCAAATATAGCAATGATTTTATACGATGATGCAAGACTTATACTACCCCTTAGATTTATAAGCATTTCGATCTTTTTTGTAGCTCTTTCCCAAGTGTTTCAAGGTTATTTTCAAGGGCAAAAAAATATGCTTCCAACGGCCACTTCACAAATAACAGAGCAAATATTTAGGTTACTGTCAATACCGCTAATAATAGTCCCCTTGCTAAAGAGAGGAACGGTGGCAGCTGCTTCTGGAACAGTTTTAGGTATGGGAATCGCAGAACTCTTTGGTTTTTTAGTACTGTTTTCTTTTTATCTTTTTTCATCCAAAAAAATAAAAAAACAGGGATCCTATCAAGAAGAAAAAGCCGCACACCAGTTACTTAAAAATTTGTTTATGTTAGCAATCCCTATCGGACTTGGCAGCCTAGTGGCAACTACTAATTATTCCTTAGGGAACTTAATAATTCCACGAGCATTGAGGTTGGCAGGCTACACACAAGAACTGGCCGTAGAATCTTTAGGCTATTTTAGTGGAATGGCTTTGCCGCTAATTTTCTTTCCTACTGTCTTTAGCTTCCCCATTGCTGTAAGCTTACTACCAGGAATTTCTGAGGCTATAGAGCAGAAAAACCACAGTTTAGCTCGGATTAGAATTAAGATGGCGAGTAAATTTACCATTTTATTGGGTTTTTCTGTAGCGCTCGTACTCAGTTTATATAATTATCAAATACCTTACATAATCTTTGGATACAAAGAAGCAGGTTCTTATTTAACCGTTTTAGCTATATCATGTATATTTATTTATCCACACCACATCTTTACCTCAGTTCTACACGGACTTGGACGCCCAACCTTAGCACTTAGAAACCTCATTATTTTAACAGTCCTCAACCTAAGCTTACTATTACTGTCAGTTAGTCGTATTGGTATAATGGGTGCCGTGTGGACATTTGCCCTTGTCAACACCTTCTCTTTCTTTTTAGATTACTTTACTATAAAAAGTGTTTTCTACTTTAAGTTTGAAATTTTAAATTGGTTTATAAAACCGTTAATCTGTGCACTTTTTTCTTATAAAGTATCAGATGTATTCCTGCCAACAGAGTCATTCCAATTAACTCAGCTGCTTGTAAACCTTATAATCACAAGTGGCCTGTTCGGGGCAACGCTGCTTTTCACAAGAACAATAAAATTAAAAGAGATAAAACCATTATTTCAGATATTAAACTTTAGAAAATAG